The Brachyspira hyodysenteriae ATCC 27164 genome includes a window with the following:
- the creD gene encoding cell envelope integrity protein CreD — translation MIKNFNEITKTLGFKILIIVILGLLLLIPMSFINSVVRDRISYQREAVSSIIEPVGSSANIQGIVVAIPYLTRVIDSETKEISYIRKYIFYMPNEYNITGDVEVSSLSRGIFKAPIFNSKLNITGRFDKYNAEIYNLDENNDTILYDEVMIILGIGNKKNLMKLPSILVNGNEELKYYEKNISIALNMFNNKFLYTISRDRILNGFDFNITMDIQGGNSLIITPLASENTFKISSKWKDPSFTGGFLPTKREVNNDGFNAEWNIASFNTAFTKYWTSDENANRADNIDDTQYFTADQNFNRSSNNVLISFLLLNDNYQKTSRSVKYAILFIFIPFFVLFLCEVLSKKRIHPVQYILIGIANAIFYLLLLAISEHINFNISYFISALMVTALTSIYIGYIIKSPKYTISMAIVEALIYIFLFGILQLTDYALLMGTLGLFAVIALAMYFTRNVDWYGENN, via the coding sequence ATGATAAAAAATTTTAATGAGATAACAAAAACTTTAGGTTTTAAAATACTTATAATAGTGATACTAGGGCTTTTGCTTTTGATACCAATGTCTTTTATAAATAGTGTTGTAAGAGATAGAATCAGTTATCAAAGAGAGGCAGTATCTTCTATAATTGAGCCTGTTGGAAGCAGTGCAAATATACAAGGTATAGTTGTTGCCATACCATATTTAACAAGGGTTATTGATAGTGAAACTAAAGAGATAAGCTATATAAGAAAATATATTTTTTATATGCCTAATGAATATAATATTACAGGAGATGTTGAAGTTTCAAGTTTAAGCAGAGGAATATTTAAAGCTCCTATTTTCAATTCTAAATTAAATATTACAGGAAGATTCGATAAATATAATGCTGAAATATATAATTTAGATGAGAATAATGATACTATACTTTATGATGAAGTTATGATTATATTAGGAATAGGAAATAAAAAAAATCTTATGAAGCTTCCTAGTATATTAGTTAATGGAAATGAAGAGCTTAAATATTATGAGAAAAATATTAGTATAGCTTTGAATATGTTTAATAATAAATTCCTATACACTATTTCAAGAGACAGAATATTAAATGGTTTTGATTTTAATATTACAATGGACATTCAAGGAGGAAACTCTCTTATAATAACTCCATTAGCTTCTGAAAACACTTTTAAAATATCTTCAAAATGGAAAGATCCTAGTTTTACAGGCGGATTCTTGCCTACAAAGAGAGAAGTTAATAATGACGGATTCAATGCAGAGTGGAATATAGCTAGTTTTAATACAGCATTTACTAAATATTGGACTAGCGATGAAAATGCCAATAGAGCAGATAATATTGATGATACTCAATACTTTACTGCAGATCAGAATTTTAATAGATCATCAAACAATGTTTTAATATCTTTTTTACTTCTCAATGATAATTATCAGAAAACATCAAGAAGTGTGAAGTATGCAATATTATTTATATTCATTCCGTTTTTTGTATTATTTTTATGCGAGGTACTTTCAAAGAAGCGTATACACCCTGTTCAATATATATTAATAGGTATAGCCAATGCAATATTCTACCTACTACTTTTAGCAATATCTGAACACATAAACTTCAATATTAGTTATTTTATAAGTGCATTGATGGTGACTGCTTTAACTTCAATATATATAGGATACATTATAAAATCTCCGAAGTACACTATTTCAATGGCTATTGTAGAGGCTTTGATATACATATTCTTATTTGGAATACTTCAGCTTACTGATTATGCATTGCTTATGGGAACTTTAGGGCTATTCGCTGTTATTGCTCTTGCTATGTACTTCACTCGTAATGTGGATTGGTATGGTGAGAATAACTAA
- a CDS encoding tetratricopeptide repeat protein has translation MAEKDIKNFFNKAYDAFKSKNYKLAIEYFSEVIKLDSTIYEAYYNRANAKANIDDEASYKSAVEDYTWTIKLNDQFAAAYYNRGIINRSLGNTEEALKDFDKTIELNYNLEEVYYVRANTKASLKDYKGSIEDYNKAIEVYPHFADAYYNRALSKNALGEYKEAIKDYDKAIEYNSHFIDAYNNRGNVKEKLGNFNEAIDDYTNAIHINREFADGYFNRANAKFHIKDYKGAVEDFDELIKINPKYTKAYLNRGIIAMTMEAYQEAIKDFDKVIELEPNLADAHYNKAVALNHLGIYDEAILYYNKAIELNPNYSESYFNRGISKSKTAYMKKDKMNEDEYKNMIKESEDDFDKAYDLANEHIKNIISDGLKKLAFLNMEAAENFCKKHDIK, from the coding sequence ATGGCTGAAAAAGATATTAAAAACTTTTTTAATAAAGCTTATGATGCTTTTAAAAGTAAAAATTATAAATTAGCAATAGAATATTTTTCTGAAGTTATAAAATTAGATTCAACTATTTACGAAGCATACTATAACAGAGCAAATGCAAAAGCAAATATAGATGATGAGGCTTCATATAAAAGTGCTGTAGAAGACTATACTTGGACTATAAAACTAAATGATCAATTTGCAGCAGCATATTATAACAGAGGAATTATAAATAGAAGTTTAGGAAATACTGAAGAAGCTTTAAAAGATTTTGATAAAACTATAGAGCTTAATTATAATCTTGAAGAAGTTTATTATGTTAGAGCGAATACAAAAGCAAGCTTAAAAGATTATAAAGGATCTATAGAAGATTATAATAAAGCTATTGAAGTTTATCCGCATTTCGCTGATGCCTACTATAATAGAGCATTATCTAAAAATGCATTAGGAGAATATAAAGAAGCTATAAAAGATTATGACAAAGCCATAGAATATAATTCTCATTTCATTGATGCATACAATAACAGAGGAAATGTCAAAGAAAAGCTCGGCAATTTTAATGAAGCTATAGATGATTATACAAATGCTATTCATATTAACCGAGAATTTGCAGACGGATATTTCAATAGAGCAAATGCTAAGTTTCATATAAAAGACTATAAAGGTGCTGTGGAAGATTTTGACGAATTAATAAAGATAAATCCAAAATATACAAAGGCATATTTAAATAGAGGAATAATTGCTATGACTATGGAAGCATATCAGGAGGCAATTAAAGATTTTGACAAAGTTATAGAATTAGAACCTAATCTTGCTGATGCTCATTATAATAAAGCGGTTGCTCTTAATCATTTGGGTATATACGATGAAGCTATACTTTATTATAACAAAGCCATAGAACTAAATCCTAATTATTCTGAAAGCTATTTCAACCGTGGAATATCCAAATCTAAAACTGCATATATGAAAAAAGATAAAATGAATGAAGATGAATATAAAAATATGATAAAAGAATCTGAAGATGATTTTGATAAAGCATATGATTTAGCTAATGAACATATAAAGAATATAATATCTGATGGGCTTAAAAAATTGGCTTTTCTTAATATGGAAGCTGCTGAAAATTTCTGCAAGAAGCATGACATAAAATAA
- a CDS encoding DUF7638 domain-containing protein, giving the protein MNKNNVYRNEKIEGRSFFGIIKNGNYFLSNLAIYEDGIVSAWFKFDIYQFEKELERKWVVSFIEDNEKLDINGIGDFEILESEWFHKDDYYEYIKSILKEMNPEMQNIYKTAQREIEKCEKLKVSFMANPINFKMKAQFGYDLADGKSYFIFRKSPNYSSSKEIFLTCYIIYEDETISIYNDDNIYNFDDIKKMFNKNELLLYPKEDDTIIIENLAKLKLKASVKYTNKKEKLKEIEENINEISGKETASDYAIQCYHNYLIYPSDYNRELLKEAYEKVPEHERMFLGDMDNKDSDFMRIIYTPNIKREV; this is encoded by the coding sequence ATGAATAAAAATAATGTATATAGAAATGAAAAGATAGAGGGAAGAAGTTTTTTCGGTATTATAAAAAATGGTAATTACTTTCTTTCAAATTTAGCAATTTATGAGGACGGTATAGTAAGTGCTTGGTTTAAATTTGATATTTATCAATTTGAAAAAGAGTTAGAAAGAAAATGGGTTGTATCATTTATAGAAGATAATGAAAAATTAGATATTAATGGTATAGGTGATTTTGAAATTTTAGAATCAGAGTGGTTTCATAAAGATGATTATTATGAATACATTAAAAGCATATTAAAAGAAATGAATCCTGAAATGCAAAATATTTATAAAACTGCTCAAAGAGAAATAGAAAAATGTGAAAAATTAAAAGTGTCATTTATGGCTAATCCTATAAATTTTAAAATGAAAGCTCAATTTGGATATGATTTGGCTGATGGAAAAAGTTATTTTATATTTAGAAAATCTCCTAATTATTCATCTAGCAAAGAAATATTTTTAACTTGCTATATAATTTATGAGGATGAAACAATATCAATATATAATGATGATAATATATATAATTTTGATGATATAAAAAAGATGTTTAATAAAAATGAACTTCTTTTATATCCCAAAGAAGATGATACTATTATAATAGAAAATCTTGCCAAGCTTAAATTAAAAGCATCTGTAAAGTATACAAATAAAAAAGAAAAATTAAAAGAGATAGAAGAAAATATAAATGAGATTTCTGGAAAAGAAACTGCTTCTGATTATGCTATACAATGCTATCATAATTATCTTATATATCCTTCAGATTATAACCGAGAATTATTAAAAGAGGCTTATGAAAAAGTACCTGAACATGAAAGAATGTTTTTGGGAGATATGGACAATAAAGACTCTGATTTCATGAGAATAATTTACACACCTAATATAAAAAGAGAAGTATGA
- the recJ gene encoding single-stranded-DNA-specific exonuclease RecJ: protein MDINNLNTTILELLKLRGITSKEDIYDFFFQDIYSLSNPFNIRDINVFVDRVKEAIDNDEKILVYGDKDADGITAASIIYNTLKVVTKNVEAFVPNHTTGYGLSKAVIEEYANSGVSLIITVDCGISNAEEVEFARDLSIDIIVTDHHDIPEILPNAYAVFNPKISNTGFVSKNFSGCAVAFKLMQAFVFSYTKLYNKDIIVLDYEIDKSKNVLKKIRALKSTNFVISDEVFGFELINDNNCYKSIYADYYDELMSEDEVLEELASYMFEGDGCVLVLTGGEERLKKLLNFYERYEIYLPEYDNVYDLLQLGAKYGNVNIKTTKTLDDFALALNVNIYRYDDIEYRDLIIKMEIFRRLFYISQKQLQSYIKKKSILVLFGSVADVVPLIEENRAYVKCALKELEKPSHIRYNIILERINLLNTKIDTQAISWRLAPFINAAGRMGSPETALKLLTCEIKEEALSLSNEVYNMNETRKSLTESNFSIVNEYIKNNGCLEFPIIVVKSKKIEQGLTGLIAGKVLSEYGKTAVIMHESEDGICIGSIRSRGDDNARDMLEYANIYLTKFGGHKNAAGFTLNTDNFDKFQSKIIKYASSQNFQTEKKDDVFDLEISFKDIDIKFARLLEMFEPYGFGNEEPLFMSKNVKVNSINKMKKNNKTHLRLELLQDNKKVNAIMWDKSDEEAQKLLSSNYIDIIYKLKVNRFNGSEDARIYVESYKIF from the coding sequence ATGGACATAAATAACTTAAATACAACGATATTAGAACTTTTAAAATTAAGAGGCATAACTTCAAAAGAAGATATTTATGATTTCTTTTTTCAGGATATATACTCATTATCTAATCCTTTTAATATAAGAGATATTAATGTATTTGTAGACAGAGTAAAAGAAGCTATAGATAATGACGAAAAGATATTAGTATATGGCGATAAAGATGCAGACGGCATAACAGCAGCATCTATTATATATAATACATTGAAAGTAGTTACAAAGAATGTTGAGGCATTTGTTCCTAATCATACAACAGGATACGGACTTTCTAAGGCGGTTATAGAGGAGTATGCTAATTCAGGAGTAAGCCTTATTATAACAGTAGACTGCGGAATATCCAATGCTGAAGAGGTAGAGTTTGCAAGGGATTTATCAATAGATATTATAGTAACAGATCACCATGATATACCGGAAATACTTCCTAATGCTTATGCAGTATTTAATCCTAAGATTTCAAATACAGGTTTCGTATCAAAGAACTTTTCAGGCTGTGCGGTTGCCTTTAAACTTATGCAGGCTTTCGTGTTTTCTTATACTAAGCTTTATAATAAGGATATAATAGTATTAGATTATGAGATTGATAAGTCGAAAAATGTATTAAAAAAAATAAGAGCTCTAAAATCTACTAATTTTGTTATAAGCGATGAGGTGTTCGGATTTGAGCTTATTAATGATAATAATTGCTATAAATCAATATATGCTGACTATTATGATGAGCTTATGAGTGAAGATGAGGTACTTGAAGAGCTTGCTAGTTATATGTTTGAAGGTGATGGATGTGTATTGGTACTTACAGGAGGAGAGGAGAGATTAAAGAAACTTCTTAATTTCTATGAAAGGTATGAAATATATTTGCCTGAATATGACAATGTATATGATCTTCTTCAATTAGGTGCTAAATACGGTAATGTTAATATAAAGACTACAAAGACTTTAGATGATTTTGCTTTGGCGCTTAATGTTAATATTTATAGATATGATGATATAGAGTATAGAGATTTAATTATAAAGATGGAAATATTCAGAAGACTATTTTATATAAGTCAGAAACAGCTTCAAAGTTATATAAAGAAGAAATCAATACTCGTATTATTTGGAAGTGTAGCTGATGTTGTGCCTCTTATAGAAGAAAATAGGGCTTATGTAAAATGTGCTTTGAAGGAATTAGAAAAGCCTAGTCATATAAGATACAATATAATACTAGAGAGAATCAATTTATTAAATACAAAGATAGATACTCAGGCTATAAGCTGGAGACTTGCCCCTTTTATAAATGCTGCAGGAAGAATGGGAAGCCCTGAAACTGCTTTAAAACTTCTTACATGCGAGATAAAAGAGGAAGCTTTGAGTCTATCAAATGAAGTTTATAATATGAATGAGACTAGAAAATCTTTGACGGAGTCCAATTTTAGTATTGTAAATGAATATATAAAAAATAATGGTTGTTTAGAATTTCCTATTATAGTTGTAAAAAGCAAAAAGATAGAGCAGGGGCTTACAGGACTCATTGCAGGAAAGGTATTAAGCGAATATGGTAAAACAGCTGTAATTATGCATGAGAGCGAAGACGGTATTTGCATAGGCAGTATAAGGAGTAGGGGAGATGATAATGCCAGAGATATGCTTGAGTATGCCAATATTTATTTAACTAAATTCGGAGGACATAAGAATGCTGCCGGATTTACTTTAAATACTGATAATTTTGATAAGTTTCAAAGTAAGATAATAAAGTATGCATCGAGTCAGAATTTCCAAACTGAAAAAAAAGATGATGTATTTGATTTGGAAATTAGTTTTAAAGATATAGATATAAAGTTTGCAAGATTATTGGAAATGTTTGAGCCTTACGGATTCGGTAATGAGGAGCCTTTATTTATGTCTAAAAATGTAAAAGTGAACAGCATAAATAAAATGAAAAAAAATAATAAGACACATTTAAGACTTGAGTTATTGCAGGATAATAAAAAAGTCAATGCCATTATGTGGGATAAAAGTGATGAAGAAGCTCAAAAATTACTGTCTTCTAATTATATAGATATTATTTATAAATTAAAGGTTAATCGTTTTAATGGAAGCGAAGATGCTAGAATATATGTAGAAAGCTATAAAATATTCTAG
- a CDS encoding M55 family metallopeptidase, which produces MKVFISADIEGITTTTQWPDTDAGSLTYKDHALQMTKEVKAACEGAIDAGAKEIFVKDAHDSAMNISQTALPECVKIHRRWSGDPYSMIEGIDESFDAIMFIGYHNAASIGNNPLSHTMNTRNVYVKLNEVLASEFMFFSYAAAYRKVPTVFLSGDKGLCEVAQNMQPNHPNLVTLPVKEGIGYSTINYSPNLMVKMIKEKTKEALSQDFKGKLLKLPNHFKLEICYREHGYAHKVSFYPGAKKINDTTVIFENNDYYEILRALKFIL; this is translated from the coding sequence ATGAAAGTTTTTATTAGTGCGGATATTGAAGGAATTACCACAACTACACAATGGCCTGATACAGATGCAGGAAGTTTAACTTATAAAGATCATGCACTTCAAATGACTAAAGAAGTTAAAGCGGCATGCGAGGGAGCTATTGATGCTGGAGCAAAAGAAATATTTGTAAAAGATGCCCATGACTCTGCTATGAATATATCTCAAACTGCTTTGCCTGAATGCGTGAAAATACATAGAAGATGGAGCGGAGATCCTTATTCTATGATAGAAGGTATTGATGAGAGCTTTGATGCTATAATGTTTATTGGATATCATAATGCAGCTTCTATTGGAAATAATCCGCTTTCGCATACTATGAATACTAGAAATGTTTATGTGAAGCTTAATGAAGTATTAGCAAGCGAATTTATGTTTTTTAGTTATGCGGCAGCTTATAGAAAAGTACCTACAGTATTTTTATCAGGAGATAAAGGATTATGCGAAGTAGCACAAAATATGCAGCCTAATCACCCTAATTTAGTAACTCTTCCTGTTAAAGAGGGTATAGGTTATTCTACTATCAATTATTCACCTAATTTGATGGTTAAAATGATTAAAGAAAAAACTAAAGAGGCATTGAGTCAAGATTTTAAAGGTAAGTTATTAAAACTTCCTAATCATTTTAAATTAGAGATTTGTTATAGGGAACATGGATACGCTCATAAAGTGTCATTCTATCCTGGAGCTAAAAAAATTAATGATACTACGGTAATTTTTGAAAATAATGACTATTATGAAATACTAAGAGCCTTGAAATTTATATTATAA
- a CDS encoding malic enzyme-like NAD(P)-binding protein: MSDELKTKALEYHSKGKAGKIEVIATKPCKTADDLSLAYTPGVAKPVLEIAENPNEAYKYTSKGNLVAVISNGTAILGLGDRGALASKPVMEGKGILFKRFADIDVFDIEINEKDPDKIIDIVHALEPTFGGINLEDIKAPECFKIEKTLIEKCNIPVFHDDQHGTAIICSAALINALEIANIDRKNAKIVFNGAGSAGISCAKMFVALGVPRENIIMCDSKGVITKERIESVTEEKREFATDLKVKNLEEAMKGANVFAGLSVADCVTEDMVKSMAKNPIIFAMANPNPEIQYEKAIAIRDDLIMATGRSDYPNQINNVLGFPFIFRGALDVKAKAISEKMKMAASLALAALAKEKVPEEVFKAYGNKTFEFGKNYIVPKPFDPRVIEWVSPAVAKAACDEGLAKEPITDFEKYKSSLKERMKKYWE; the protein is encoded by the coding sequence ATGTCAGATGAATTAAAAACAAAAGCATTGGAATATCATTCTAAAGGCAAAGCTGGAAAAATAGAAGTTATAGCTACCAAACCTTGTAAAACTGCTGATGATTTATCTTTAGCATATACTCCAGGAGTTGCAAAACCTGTACTTGAAATAGCTGAAAATCCTAATGAAGCATACAAATACACTTCAAAAGGAAATTTAGTAGCTGTTATTTCAAATGGAACTGCGATACTTGGTTTAGGAGATAGAGGCGCTTTAGCTTCAAAACCTGTTATGGAAGGAAAGGGAATATTATTTAAACGTTTCGCTGATATTGATGTATTTGATATAGAAATAAATGAAAAAGATCCTGATAAAATTATAGATATAGTACATGCATTAGAGCCTACTTTCGGAGGAATCAACTTAGAAGATATAAAAGCTCCTGAATGTTTTAAAATAGAAAAAACTTTAATAGAAAAATGTAATATACCTGTTTTTCATGACGATCAGCATGGTACAGCTATAATATGTTCTGCTGCTTTAATTAATGCTTTAGAGATTGCAAATATAGATAGAAAAAATGCTAAGATAGTATTTAATGGAGCCGGTTCTGCTGGTATTTCATGTGCTAAAATGTTTGTAGCATTAGGAGTACCTAGAGAGAATATTATCATGTGCGACAGTAAAGGGGTTATCACTAAAGAAAGAATAGAATCCGTTACTGAAGAGAAAAGAGAGTTTGCTACTGATTTAAAAGTAAAAAATTTGGAAGAAGCTATGAAAGGAGCTAATGTATTTGCTGGGCTTTCTGTTGCCGACTGCGTTACTGAAGATATGGTAAAATCTATGGCCAAAAATCCTATAATATTTGCTATGGCCAACCCTAACCCTGAAATACAATACGAAAAGGCTATAGCTATAAGAGATGATTTAATCATGGCTACAGGAAGAAGCGATTATCCTAATCAAATTAATAATGTATTAGGATTCCCTTTTATATTCAGAGGTGCTTTAGATGTGAAGGCAAAAGCTATATCAGAAAAAATGAAAATGGCTGCTTCATTAGCATTGGCTGCTCTTGCTAAAGAAAAAGTTCCTGAAGAAGTTTTCAAAGCCTATGGAAATAAGACTTTTGAGTTTGGTAAAAATTATATAGTACCTAAACCTTTTGACCCTAGAGTTATTGAATGGGTATCTCCTGCCGTTGCTAAGGCTGCTTGTGATGAAGGACTTGCAAAAGAACCTATTACTGATTTTGAAAAATACAAATCTTCACTAAAAGAAAGAATGAAAAAATATTGGGAATAA
- a CDS encoding MFS transporter has translation MTILVYSMPFLLYLCSSIFSTVLVINASISGATPFFVSLIGVSYGMGMMLTAGTFSRIKIQKKYYTNLIYVEAVLQLIIAAACLIFLPPEMSLFYSFLYGCSATIFFVCFQSSLDVVSKDLPVTLSGALFIFSWSLGFALGPTITGMIYKFDYKLGFYFVIVVSVIMFILFYLSRHLRFKANNKKRNWNMPFMRAPRYKVHIGWLVIFVGAMVLHTLRFMFLDYGIKVIGFSEADSSLLVGSLSAFMAVGSLSSAFCLRFLEKKRVFTIVGILTPAALLLITFTRNFWLFLVAFMFLGFVSGFGYFFGLYYALADQDNAPRNVAVNEALTGVAALFIPFVVGYLASNFSYFVGFLFMMTVSLICYIIAIYIMWQKKRRALLKEKFNKMIDDIDSKYIDKTL, from the coding sequence ATGACTATATTGGTGTATTCTATGCCGTTTTTGCTTTATTTATGTTCAAGCATATTCAGCACGGTTTTAGTTATAAATGCTTCTATATCAGGGGCTACTCCTTTTTTTGTATCATTGATTGGTGTTTCTTATGGTATGGGAATGATGCTAACAGCGGGTACTTTCTCACGCATTAAAATACAAAAGAAATATTATACAAATTTAATATATGTTGAAGCAGTACTTCAGCTTATTATTGCAGCAGCATGCTTAATATTTCTTCCTCCTGAAATGTCTTTATTTTATTCATTTTTATATGGATGCAGTGCTACTATATTTTTTGTATGCTTTCAGTCATCATTAGATGTGGTATCAAAAGATTTGCCTGTTACATTAAGCGGGGCTTTATTTATATTTTCTTGGTCTTTGGGTTTTGCCTTAGGTCCTACTATTACAGGTATGATATATAAGTTTGATTATAAATTGGGTTTTTACTTTGTTATAGTAGTAAGCGTGATAATGTTTATACTATTTTATCTTTCAAGGCATTTAAGATTTAAGGCTAACAACAAAAAAAGAAATTGGAATATGCCTTTTATGAGAGCTCCTAGATATAAAGTACATATAGGCTGGCTTGTAATATTTGTAGGTGCTATGGTTTTACATACTTTAAGATTCATGTTTCTTGATTATGGAATAAAGGTAATTGGTTTTTCTGAGGCAGATTCTTCATTATTAGTAGGAAGTTTATCGGCTTTTATGGCAGTAGGTTCTTTATCATCTGCTTTTTGTTTAAGATTTTTGGAGAAAAAGAGAGTATTTACTATAGTAGGGATTCTTACTCCGGCTGCTTTGCTATTAATAACATTCACTAGAAATTTCTGGTTATTTTTAGTAGCATTTATGTTTTTAGGTTTTGTAAGCGGTTTCGGTTATTTCTTTGGGCTTTATTATGCTTTGGCGGATCAGGATAATGCTCCTAGAAATGTTGCTGTTAATGAGGCTTTGACAGGTGTTGCAGCTTTATTCATACCTTTTGTAGTGGGTTATTTAGCTTCTAATTTCTCGTATTTTGTGGGATTTTTATTTATGATGACAGTATCTTTAATATGCTACATTATAGCTATATACATTATGTGGCAGAAGAAAAGAAGAGCTTTGCTTAAAGAAAAATTTAACAAGATGATAGATGATATAGACAGTAAATATATTGATAAAACTCTTTAA
- a CDS encoding NUDIX hydrolase — protein MAEIWDIYDINKNKTGRFHQRGIPLNKNDYHIVIHAWVVNSNDEVIITKRHKSKKICPDMWECTEGSILAGEDSIDGALRELEEEIGLSFKKDEAVFLTSFVLDFSNTIVDSYMFRRDVNIEDLVLQENEVSDAMIVNREKYLEMCKSGEIISSIRYFYDIYDKLNNK, from the coding sequence ATGGCAGAGATTTGGGATATATACGATATAAATAAAAATAAAACAGGAAGATTTCATCAAAGAGGAATTCCTTTAAATAAAAATGATTATCATATAGTTATACATGCTTGGGTAGTTAATAGTAATGATGAGGTTATAATCACAAAAAGACATAAGAGCAAAAAAATATGTCCTGATATGTGGGAATGCACAGAAGGTTCTATATTAGCCGGAGAGGATAGTATTGACGGGGCTTTGAGAGAGCTTGAAGAAGAAATAGGATTATCATTTAAAAAAGATGAAGCAGTATTTTTAACTTCTTTTGTATTAGACTTTTCAAATACAATAGTAGATTCGTATATGTTTAGAAGAGATGTAAATATTGAGGATTTAGTTTTGCAGGAAAATGAAGTTAGTGATGCTATGATAGTAAATAGAGAAAAATATTTAGAGATGTGTAAAAGCGGAGAGATAATTTCTTCTATAAGATATTTCTATGATATTTATGATAAGTTAAATAATAAGTAA
- a CDS encoding aldo/keto reductase yields the protein MQAADNRYDNIIYNRCGKSGLKLPIVSLGLWHNFGENCDYNNMKDMVKTAFDNGITHFDLANNYGPPYGSAEISMGKILNDGLNKYRDELIISTKAGYDMWEGPYGNWGSKKYLIASINQSLKRLNLEYVDIFYHHRMDPETPLEETMEALTRIVKSGKALYIGLSNYDGAAMEKASKLLYMANVPFIINQNRYSIFDRTIENNGLKLKAKKLGKGIIAYSPLAQGLLTDKYLNGIPSDSRIAADGRYLKHDAITRKRLYKIEQLNNLAKERGESLAQMALRWVLKDEEITSVLIGASKPSQIIENLKIINKMPITDDELRKIDDFSL from the coding sequence ATGCAAGCTGCTGATAATAGATATGATAATATTATATACAATAGATGCGGTAAAAGCGGATTAAAACTTCCTATCGTTTCTTTAGGACTTTGGCATAATTTCGGTGAAAACTGCGATTATAATAATATGAAAGATATGGTAAAAACTGCTTTTGATAACGGCATTACTCATTTTGATTTAGCTAATAATTACGGACCTCCTTACGGATCTGCTGAAATTAGCATGGGTAAAATATTAAATGACGGACTTAATAAATACAGAGATGAACTCATAATAAGCACTAAAGCAGGTTATGATATGTGGGAAGGTCCTTATGGAAATTGGGGAAGTAAGAAATATTTAATAGCTAGTATAAATCAAAGCTTGAAAAGATTAAATCTTGAATATGTTGATATATTCTATCATCATAGAATGGATCCTGAAACTCCGCTTGAAGAAACTATGGAAGCATTAACTAGAATAGTTAAAAGCGGTAAAGCTTTATATATAGGACTTTCAAATTATGATGGTGCTGCAATGGAAAAGGCTTCTAAATTACTTTATATGGCAAATGTACCATTTATAATCAATCAAAACAGATATTCAATATTCGATAGAACTATAGAAAATAATGGATTAAAATTAAAGGCAAAAAAATTAGGAAAAGGAATCATAGCATATAGTCCATTGGCTCAAGGTTTATTAACAGATAAATATTTAAATGGTATCCCAAGTGACAGCAGAATAGCAGCTGACGGAAGATATTTGAAACATGATGCTATAACTAGAAAAAGATTATACAAAATCGAACAGCTCAATAATTTAGCAAAGGAAAGAGGGGAAAGTTTAGCACAAATGGCTTTGAGATGGGTGTTAAAAGATGAAGAAATTACAAGTGTATTAATAGGTGCTTCAAAGCCAAGCCAAATAATAGAAAATCTAAAAATCATAAATAAAATGCCTATTACTGATGATGAATTAAGAAAAATTGATGATTTTAGCTTATGA